The following DNA comes from Anopheles arabiensis isolate DONGOLA chromosome 3, AaraD3, whole genome shotgun sequence.
ACCAGCCGTGGCCGGTCGCCCAGTTGGTTGTAAATCGTTGAACGGAGAGGATTCTAGGTTTTAGAAATGTGATGTAAAttcattttccttccattctGTTTCCAAAATACACCCATGCACTTACCAGCAGTGTCGAACTGCACAAAGAGAAATACGGCCACTGCAACAAATAGAAACACTTTCCAATTCAACATGATCGCTTTCGGTAGAAGATATTCAACGGGATGTAATGAACAACTGTACTCGACAAGAACTGTTTAATAACTGACTACCGTGAGCAGATGTAAACTccaaacatcaaatttccgcTGCGTGATAAGGTGATAAGCAATTCAAAAAGACAACAAACAGAATTTGGAATGGACCATCTATTGGAACGCAAATTTCATGGGCGAAAGGTTATCGCATTTAGCACACTTTTGAGTATTTGCGGAGTTGTGTTGTGGTATTATGGTGGCGAGACGAGGAACAAACGTCTAATTCCAAAATAGAATGCATTCGAAGCAAAGATAGAGAGTTGCCGTTTTCTTTCCATTATTGACGTAACTACATGATAAGTACGTCATCAGGTGGTCAGTAGAAGTAAAGTAGGATCGTTTTATTCTTCTGTAAATAAATGGAATAGCAAATAATTGCTTTTTCGTTGCCCTCTTAACCCATTGCGGCAGTGTTGTTTTTACAGTTTGAGTATCTTCGTTGAGTCTAAAGTATGTCGTTGGGatataaaatttcatttctattCTAATGGCAGcttgttgcgtttgtttttctcctccATCTAAGCTTTCTTAGTCTTCGCTGCAGCAGCCGCTTTGCTGATCTTGTTCATCTGCTTCAGCAGCTCCTTGATCGCCTCCTTTGCTTCCTTTTCGTTCGAGATGGATTCGTTCGAGTTTGAGTTACTTTCGCTGCTGATCGAGTCCACCTTGACTGCCTTGGGCTTGGCGGTGATGTCATTGTGCAGTTCCTCGTCACTGCTCGACTCGGAGGAGAAGCGTACCGGACGGTTCAGTTCCTGAGTTGAAATTGAAGGATAAAGTAGGTGTAAATCATTTATTTCTTGATATTTGAGTCTCTATTATAGTCACTGTTCTAGTTCTCCGAGGTAAATTCTTCATGTCAAATCCAAATGTacattctatttatttttccatttgtcTATTTGCCCGGCGTTCAGGTAATATTCAGTTATTTTGGTGATGTTACGATAAGAATGGACCTGTGACGGGTTTGAATCTAAACCTGGACTAAACCTTTGCATTCTTTTGGATTCCAATCATGTTCACAGTCACTGTCATTATCCGCAATACAATGCTGTTtcaaattttcatttaaatttaagttgCGGTATTTATTCTGTCTTTGGTACCAGTCCCTGTCTCTGTATCTGGCAATAGTCTATCATTGTCTGGATcttgtttttaaactgaatAAATCCTTTAAACTTTAATAtactttaaacaaaatcagtaTCCTTGCCTATTACAGTCCATACCTGAATAAGCTTTCCCCTGGAGCTACGTCCCGAGCTTTCCTGAAAGGCAGCCGCCAACTCCGGACTGATCGCACCGAGCTTTTGGTTGGGATAGCGCACATAGACCGGCACGTAGCCACCCTTTTTCGGGTAATCCTTGTACTTATCTGGCCGAGCGTCTGCGTTCGGAAAAGGGAATTAACTGGATTAATTAAAAAGCTCtcaaactaaaacaaacaatttcttcaacaacacaacagtacaaaaaacgcttttgtagatttgtttatatatttttttattttggtcaGTTAGCTCCTCCATTCAACCATCCATTTTTGCTTTATTGGTATATGCTCGAACGATCGTTCCGATGCCGACACGGCATTTGAGGGGAAGGGTTAAAAAAGAGAGTGTGGTCATGCGTTtataacgaaataaataacattgGACGTTTGTGCATCGTTCGCACACAGAGGTAACTGTGCCGGGTTAGTTTCACTAAAAGCTGGAATATGGGTGGATTTCGTCTGCTGCCTCCATCTGCCTTTGTAAATGGCATTTTCCGTTTCTCAAACGGTAGGTTTGGGTGCTGGTGCCGCATGAGGCTTTACCGCTGAACCTGCCAGCAAGACCTTTTTGTGCTCATCCGAGGCCGAGTGTGAGTCAACCAGGCTGGAGGAGTGGGCGACTCCTTGATCTGCCTGCAGTGCCTATTTAATTGAAGGATATAGTAAAAGAAGTGCACCGTTTTCTTATGGTTTATTGATATTTGCTCGAAGATACAATACCTGCGCTAGCTCAGCACGACTGATCCGTGCGACGGGCTCACGGAACGCGGCTGCCAGCTCCGGATTGATGTCGGCCAGCGGTTGATCACCGAGCCGGATGTAGACCGGGACGTAACCATCGCGCGGTTCCAGCACCTGATAGCGGGGTGCAGCATCTGCAGAAGTGTTTGgcatggtttgttttgttgtaataatgttgttggtgttgtgatCGCGATATTCAAGCTTGAAGATCACGCCCTCGCGAGTAACTTTGTACAGTGTATAATGCTAGTGAGTCATGCAGTGAGTGctagtgagtgtgtgctgatTTGTTAGTGGAAGTTGGATGGTGTTGGGTGAGTAATGTGCTGTACAGAATGCTGCAAAGAACAGGTGAAGACAACTTTTTCCACACACAAGAAACCTGACCAGTCATCGCACCGAAAACCCAAACCCCCAAGATTGATTGATCGCTAGATGATGGATTGACGCAGCAGAATGCGAAAAACGGCGCGCAagattccattccattccagcaGCGATGAGATCCGAACTCTagccttttttctttcgctcagAATCAGAATCTTCCTACAAAGAATGTTGAGCGCAGGAATGAAACTGCTGTAGCCAAGTCACCGACCGCCCGATCGTTCGCGGAGGCTCGCGGGCACTTTATTTGCACTAATGACGATAATGACGGCCAcggataatgatgatgaagagCATGATTTCATAAACGTTAATGGCGGCCGTGCCGGTTCTTTCGGACACTTTTAACTAGTACCGCGACAGCTTTCGTCGATGACGGTGACGACGGTTTATTGTGCGCAAAGTCCGAACTCAGGCGCTGGTGGAATCGGAATTCTTCCCCAAGTAGTTGGACATGGTCGTAAAGAGGTTGGACTTTTTCCTCTCGCTTTGCTCTTTCCAAAGTCTCCAGCTCTTCCACGCTCTTCACTGATCCGAGCGCGCGTAACGGTGGTTAAATTGTTGCAATTCTATTTAGCAGAGTCTCAATTTAATAACCATTGTTGCGGATCACTCAATTGCCGCTAAATGCTTTCGAGCGATCGTTTTGTTGCACCGTTAGCTTGCGCGAGCTCGTTGCCTTTGTTGGTTGCCGTTTTGCTGCCTCGTTTGGCCCAGAAGGTTCAAAGGCGATGGTGCTCCGGCAGCATACCGGTCACGAGTTTCGTGCTTTGCGGTGAAGAATTTAATAACCGTGAGGCATTTTTACGACTTGTGCTGGGCGCGATCGTGCCGTTCAGTATGACTAAGTGCCTTGTCTGTTTATTGACGTTCAAATAGCTCTTTTagcataatttaattaaaaacgagTTGCACTGCTTTGGGAATATGTTCATTTCCTCACTCAAAACCGGACCTGATAGTAGGCATTAGCACTCCACTTCGGTTGATAAGTAGCGAAACTCGCTTCGCAATCAATCAATAGCCAAAGGGCGCAACACACGCAGTGCATGGAAATTATTGTCATTTGCAAAGCAAAAACCTACGCCCTTCCCGGACGGGTGTGTGCACCCTTTTCGTAAGGGTGGCCTTCGGCGGGTGGAGTCAACCACGAGCTGCCACGAAACTCGTTTAGCTCCCACCACCAAAGCTCCCAGCAGGTTCAGAACGTTCTAGCCACCGTTGCTGTAAGTTTGATCTCGTTTCCCTTTACCCAAACCAGCACCGATATATAGGCGGTCGTGTGTGATAAAGCGAACTAAAAATaatacgcagcagcagcagctgcggaAAACTAGTTTCTGTTTTGTGCGGGTGCCGTTCCTGCTGCGCAAAAGTGCAGCGTATTTGCATTAGATCTCCCCCCACGCCGTGTGGGCGGGTGACATTGACCAGGCTGGGAGGGAAAATTCCCACCAGCACGATAAAGCTCACATTACTTCCGAGCCGGTGTGTGCTGGGCAGGAAGTGTCGCTGCGTTTGCGAAGCAAACTGAATCACAAGTGTAAGTTATTCGTTGTGTTCGGGTGGGTAGTGAGGTGTCTTGCCGCCAACCCGCTCGATGCACCCATTTGATGAGAAAGGGGAAGTGGGAGGGGggtgaaacaataaaaattgcCCATCCAACTGGTAATGGGTTGGAAATAAAAGCGGCCGAATGCACCGGTGGAATGCAACGGTGAGGCCATACAAACGGCACCGGTCAGCTGGAACCGGTTTACgcgcgcccgtgtgtgtgtgtgtgcatctggTTGATCGAATTAACGAGCTGCGGCGCTGGTAGGTGGTCACAGATTTGTATGCCGGCAATCGTGCGCCTTCTGCCCGAAACTGCTTCGAAACACGCACGGCGGATGCGGCTGAGGgaggtttttaattttttaaaatctGTGGGGAAAAACTTGCAGGAAGTTTAAACATTCTGCACCGTTCGGTGGGAAGAGGAGACGAACGACATTTTGATGTGGTTAAGAATGGGTGCCAATCGGAGCCGGCAAATCAGCGGCATTGCATATGTACAGCGTGCTGCATTAGACTTGGTACACGgagcaaaaattaaataaaaaaaacgcaaaatacATCTAAACGGTTAGCATTATCACCTGCCATTGGGTGTCATTGGGAAATGAAATTCTACGaataagaaatgaaacaaatgataTTGGTTGTGATACAAAACTGCAATATTGTTTGCAAATtgcagtaaaaaaacaaaatcgcaaAATATTCGTATTGATTTTTGAAGAGTAGCTGGTTTTGTTGCACAAATTTAAAGTGTGATAAATGAAATTTGATTTCTTCTCAGATTCTATGTTATGCAGGAGTAATAAAAGTATAGtcaatttgtttcaattttacacTACTTTAATGTTGTGCATTGATAGATTGAACGAGAATATTATGTATTTTTGGTATAACAAAAAGTCAATGCATTGGGATACTATGCATGCTTAATACGTGCAAATAACCAGCATAACCTTTAAAATAACAGTTAAACTCTTTTCTCATTCGGATTAAAAATGATCCTAAAAATCATTCTTGTAATATATCCAAagctatgattttttttcaatcatgcGATAAGCGATTTAGATGCATAAATAGCATCATATTGTTGGCAGCTCGCTTTAGTTCCCACATTGGTACGATGGGTTGCCCTCAGATCCCATCTGCAGTCGGTTTCGTTTAGCCTGGTTGTCGCTAGTCTAAAGCTGAGCGCTTCCAAACCAAAGCGCTTCTACCAAAGCTTCAGCTGATTGCCTTACGAAGGATAGCGTAATTGTCCGTCCCTTAGCGATGTGCCAGTCGGGGCCAAATTAGGGTGCAAAATTTATTGCCATTTTCTCCTCATTAGAGCGCAAAAACCAGACTGCCACGCAACATGCTGAGGCAGCGCTGTGCAGCGGGACCAAGCCGAAATGATAATCAAATCGACGACCTTAAGTGCTGATTGTATTAGAGGTGATTTTGCACAATTTGTGGTATAAAACAATTCGTTTCTAAAAGAGAATACCCTTTCaaggagtttttttcttcctcaaGTGCATTTGTGCCGCTTCTTACAGCGGATAGCGAATGTCTCTGGTAAGaattcgcattgaagttatcaTCGTTCCGACCATCGCCTGTAGAAGGCTAAGCCATTGACCGGCCGTAGAACTTTCCCGGCAGAGTTTTGCGAAAGAGAGCTCTTGCTCGCCCGTTCGCTGATGCAGTCCACCCAACCCTTTAGCAAAGCCAACCCAAAAGGAAGACacgaaatgaaaggaaaacaagaaGCCACACTGGCCATCGGGGCCGGTTGCTAATTATTCCGTGCAGAAGTGTTCTACCGCGGCTCGAGTGCGGTCCCGCGAATGCACGGCCAATGTTTAGGTTTGCGTTTATTTTgcgtttcgttctttttttattgagcTTTCCGTTCCCCGTTTCCACCTTTCCGTCCAACTTCTTACCGCTTTGCTGGATGCTGGGCAGAaccaaaaaggaaggaagagcTAAAGCAGAGGATgccaacaataaaataaaaggtgGCCAACagcgcagcaaaaaaaaaaaagcagataCTGCTGCTCCGAAACGGATGCGCGTGATGCAGAGAGCGAAACATCTTGGCAGCGttcgttgtttttattatcattttggCCCCCTGCTTCGTGAAGCTTTCGTGACCATGGCAACTGtggcaactttttttttgagaagGGAGGATGCTCTCCGGCGAGAATTGATGCGAAAAATAAGGTGAACGCCAACCCGCACGACGCAGATGATGGTGGTCAGTGTTGGGAAGAAAATGAGCCTCCATCGCTTCTGGCCAGACCGGGATGGTTAATTATGGCTGAACCCGCACGATGTGAGGATGTGAGGGTTAAAGGGGTTGAAGCGTTCTGTATGTCGTCTACACAAAGAGTCAGCTTTGAAGCGCTGAACATTCAGAGAGGGGAAAAGAAGttcacgcaaaacaaaacaatatttttggtCTTTAACGATTCATTCAGGACAGGATGGGAATTTGAGGAGCTAGCAGCAAaacgaagaaacaaaaattagCTAATAAATGGCTGCGCCAAATTGGCCATCAAATAAATCGGCAATGGTTTGCTTTCTAACTGTAACGTGTTTCGCGATAACCCGCGGAAGATAAGCCGTTCTTTACGAGTTATGAAAATAAGAGGCTTTAATTGACcgttcaatattttttatttaaaaattatgagCAATAATTTTCAAAGGTAATACATTGCTCTCATCGAGCTTCTCACGACTAAAGGTGATCTCAATGGTAGAGCAAAGATCTACCGTGATCGATATCGTGCCTGGAGCTATAAACGGACGTCCTTGAAACGGCACAAGGCAGCTCCGGCTGGACCGACAGGGACTGCCATATCGaagcacaaataaaaaaaagagcaaactaTCCAACGCCTCAACTGATTAGTGAGCGTATTAACTAGCTTGTATGACAGGAAATAAGGTGGACCTAGCCCTCAGCATTATTAAAGTGGTACGTGTGGTCGGTTTGTTGTTCCAGCTCCGCGTTCCAGCTCCGTTAAGGGTCACGTCACGAACTATGTTAGGGTTAAAGATTCATCAAAGATTCGATGTGGTACTGGTGGCTGGTAGTTTTTATTCTCCTCCGCCACCATAGCGTAGGACATTGACATGAATCATCGGCGGATCTTCTGCCATTCATTCCGTTACTGTGAGATGACCTTGCCGGTGTCGATCGCGAGTACCCTCACCAGGTCGGGCCTGGTTAATGGCATCATTTCTGCAGTAAATATACACGCATACGGGTAGCCCCAAAACCGGTGCTATTTGATCGAAACGATGCTTTGGGTGGTAAGTAAACATcaagcacaaaaaaatgaagaatacTCACAACAAGTCTCTCCGCGCGAATCAAACCGTGTAATGATGCAGTTACGTTGCAGAATTTAGACTTTACATTTCAAAGTGGTATTTAGAGCGTAATTACATTGATTTGAATGGGAAACTACCAATACAAAAAGACACAATTCTAATTCCTCACTCAAtaagaaacacaaaataagAAATACGGACTTGTGAGGAACGTGTAGATACAATATCTATTACCCAAACAAGCTGCCAGTAAATCAAGCCAAAAGACTCAGATTAGAAGCTCAGTCTTCTTTGTTCGCAGTGATctgccaaaaaataaaacataaaccacCACAAGCTCCCTCCAAAAACCCCTCATAACACATGTTTTACGGCCATTGCGTATGAGTTATTACCGTAACCTTCCGGTTGGCATCTCATCTATCATCATAACGTGTCTTATGCCGGTGCCCCCGGTGTACCATACCCGGGGCGTTCGGTTATAGTTCAATAAATTTTAACTTCcttgtttgcgttttttttttttggctcgcTAACATCATTATAGAACTTGGTGAATTGATATCTTCCCTCCTCTGGTGTTCGTTTCATGCACCTCTTTTgatcgccaaaaaaaaaaaacacacacacaggcgtaTACTAAACACAGAGGGGTTCCGTTAGCTTATTTCCATaaacatcataaaaataaaagtcaaTGACGGTGAATGAAGAAGGTGTGAACGATGGGTTGAAGAGAAGAATGAGAGAGAAATTTGCCCAGAATTTTGTAAACGCTTCTAAGTTAATAGAGCCCACAGCTGGTGCACATCCCTTGACGTCTCTGTGCGAAAGGGAGAAGAAGTCGTAACTTTTGCACAGCTCGTGGAACACGGAAAGCTTGAGGTGAAAATGTATGTACACATGCAAAATGTtgggaaagaagaaagaattgACAGGCTTTAAGAGACATGCAGAATTAAAGACAGAGGATCGGATAGGATGGCTAGAGACTGTATATATGTTTGTGAAGTAATAGAAGAACGGAAATCTTTTGCAGATGATGAAGATATGTACACGGAACGAATTACACGATATGAGATGTCACTATTTACAAACACACTTTACACTAGAGTACACTCACGGTAATGTATTTACAGATGAAAATGGAATAGAAGGACATGCGCATGCAAAACCAACGCTATCTAAGAGTAGCGTTCTACCGCGTCCTACAGACAGCTACCCGAGAACACTTGATCTGATTCTCAACACTTACCACCGGCGTGCATCATCAGCGCGGCGATCACCAAACAGCTCAGAATCATCCACTTCATCGTATTGGCGTGGTAGGGGATTATGATTTTAGGCACCAAAACACACTGCCAGCTGTTGCTCACTCTTCCGCGATTCTGGGACTCACTCTTTGCGTTGAACTTGATCACTGCACCACACGTGAACTGCAAGCAAGGTGAGAAAAAAATGGGACAATGCAGCAGGAACTAACCAGATTCAAATaggcacaagcacacacaaacacaccctcaaaaacacacaatacacTCGCACAACAGTCCGTTCGGTAGGCAGGTTCGCGTGTAAATGATTGATCGCGACCAGATCGTACCAGTCTTTAAGCTTTCCAGACACACGAGAGTGAGATCAAGTGACTGAGAgcaagagaaggagagagagagagagagagatcacaCAAGTACGAGGGAGAGATCACGACGAGCACACACAGCAATCCGGAATCTTATGGGGTCGGATCGATCGATCAAGTTGATCGCGATTCGATGCTGACTCAGCGaatcagcagcaccaccggcgCACCGTTGTCGCCTCAGGCGAGATCACCAGCCAGATCTTTGAAGGTGGAGGCGAATTAGTTCTCCTCGCCAAAACCGCCTTCCCACTTGCTGACGGAAAGTGTTCTCCGACTCTTTCCCCTCTTGTTGAAGATCTCACACACTGAGGGGATGATTGCAATTTGGACCTTCTTTTATAAGATGTTCCCCCCGGAGGGATATTGTTTTGGAGAGCTGCTAACCTCCCCGGAGAGAATGGCGACCGCGTGTAGACGTGGCCCCTTGGCGGACCGTATGCGAATAGTTTTTTGGCGTTGTTTGCTTTCCCTTGTGTTGCAGATGTGTTCTTGCTCTCGCTGGTAGAGTTACCGAGCTGCCTCTCGCCGTTTGGGGTGTGTTGCAAGAGCAACAGTGAAAGGGTTTGATTCAGAAGGTGTGTTTGTTGGGACCGGAGCGTAGCATCACGATGCGTAACTGTGGTTATTCTGTGGGCTATTAAGACTGACAACaaactgctactgctgctgctgctaactgCGTGTCTTGCTTGGTTTCCACGCCGTTCTTAGCTCATTAGCGAATTCTGGCGTGTCGAGCATTTCGGGCTCAACCTAATCAGTGCGCTTTGAGCCAGAGCAAGAAAGTCCAGTTAACCTAGATTTATGGGATagtggtgctgtgtgtgtatgtttttttttttgtttttggcgaaCACGCGTTCTATACCTCCTGGAGCGTTAAGTTACACGCGCACACAATTTGTCCGTATCTTCTCTTCCCCCCACAAAGGGGCTTGTACGATGGACCCCGGGATGCCACTTGACAACCTGCTCGACCTGCTGACCAGTGAAAACAAAcgagcaacagaaaaaaagagccaATCCAAGAGAGTTTACAGTTAAACGACAGCCGAATGGAAATGGATCAAAAGTGAAACACAACGCCGAAGCAACGGAGGTGGAAGAAATTGGATCGCTGCAGCAGGCCTGAGCGTGCCTGTTCCCCGTTCCGGTGGAAGAGGGCGAGCTTTCACGGGCAGGAGCAGCGGGGAAAGAAAGATTTGACACTCAGCTCTCATAACACTGGCCAGCAACGGGTAACGGGGCGGTCGCGTAAAACGGTGTGAAGAATTCATCCACCGAAGAAGGTACGCTCGCGCGCAGTACTGACCTACCAGAGACCTTTCGTTGGAGCTGCACTGGCTAAGCCGGGGCTTTGCAGCGGTTCTTTCTCCCGAGCGGTTCGCCATCCGCTCGGACCGGCATTCCGATGCAGCCGAGCAAGGGAAGCGACGGCTCACGGGGAAGCGattattaaaattgtttgcATCGCCGTGCCGTGGCAGTACCGCGGGACTAATCGGTTTGGACATGCCTTTTTTGACTGGCTTCAGTCTACCGTCTGGCAATGTGGGAAATGCGACGTTGCTCTCTTGCAGCGCTGTAAGAGATCCGGGTAAGTGATCTAGTGTAATTGGCACCCCCTATTACGGGCGATTTAGCAGCCAGAAGTCAGATAACGGTTGGTCCATCCTCCGTAAGTTCCTTCTCTGGGGCGCAATGGGCACATGGGGTcgtttgattttatgtttgtACACAACTTCACGCAATGACAGCTGCGGACCTGTCAACTCAGAAGCGGTACGGTAGCGAGCTGCAATAAAAGTAAGCAAATGTtagcaaataaattcaatttgctAGAGTGGGCCTCGAACAGACAAGCCATTGCTTCTGTACGGTGGTACGATAAGAGGCACCGGTTAATTGTTGTCTTTCCATTAGCTAGAAAGTCCTTTCTGCAGCACCTGATGCCCACTGTGATGCGAGCAGAGACTGTTACATGGTAAAACATTCCCTACAAGCTGCGGGAACACTCTCATCAACACATGGAGTGACGAATCGAGAAAGATTTGCAAGAATGCTTATCCATTTCGTCGCTGCTTGGCATGTTACTTGCCGTTTCGAGCCGGCATCGTGTGGTGCTCCATCAGCGTGGATAGATGAATTGCCATTACTTCCAATTATAGCTACATTTCATCTTCCGGGAGCGATGCCTAAGCCTAAAAAGTGGCTCGATGTGAGGCaccttttttattcttcagcATTCTTGCTTGTCGCCCGTCACCCAACAAACGCCGGCACGTCGTCGGTCCTTTGCTCAAataacaaattaataaattactcATATCGCACACGGTACGCTTCGCTCGGTGCGGAGCTGTTGGCGGTTGTGTAATGCACATTACCGTCACTGGCGTCGCTGCCAGCATCACCTCCCCCGTGCAAGATGTGTCCCTTTCGGTACGATCCACGCCACGGCCTCACTTTATGTAGGCCATCTCCATGCGTACGGAAACAATTTGATAAACGGTGACATGTGGAATCATCTTCGAACCGTCGTCGCGTATCATCGCGGTGAAAGGGGAACCGAAAGGTCACAGGGAAGAACCGGTGTACATATCACCCACGAGGAAACAAATAGCAACAGCATGCACGGGAAACACCGAGGCAAGTGAAcagaacgaacgaaacgaaacaaaaaaaaagggaaagaag
Coding sequences within:
- the LOC120900680 gene encoding uncharacterized protein LOC120900680; translated protein: MKWMILSCLVIAALMMHAGDARPDKYKDYPKKGGYVPVYVRYPNQKLGAISPELAAAFQESSGRSSRGKLIQELNRPVRFSSESSSDEELHNDITAKPKAVKVDSISSESNSNSNESISNEKEAKEAIKELLKQMNKISKAAAAAKTKKA